In Schizosaccharomyces osmophilus chromosome 2, complete sequence, the following proteins share a genomic window:
- a CDS encoding GXWXG protein produces the protein MIAPEKKFFDLTRVTGHIPEKDVETIFDKLKPVSPSFMIGEWTGGDFDTGHIGHKYLEDMRWAGKAFRSIDDGDPILIYNDKGHRVWNKDWGHASLREMIFRDVTSTSMIYDEKPIFDHFRFITDDMVAGAMESPKMFGTESTYYFYLTRLK, from the exons ATGATTGC TCCAGAGAAGaagttttttgatttaacAAGGGTCACGGGACATATTCCTGAAAAGGATGTTGAGACAATATTCGACAAGCTCAAACCAGTCTCACCGTCGTTCATGATTGGTGAGTGGACTGGTGGAGACTTTGACACCGGCCATATTGGCCATAAATACCTTGAAGATATGCGCTGGGCTGGCAAGGCATTTCGGTCTATTGATGATGGTGACCCTATCCTTATTTATAATGACAAGGGTCATCGGGTGTGGAACAAGGACTGGGGTCACGCCTCT CTACGGGAAATGATATTTCGCGATGTGACCTCAACATCAATGATTTATGACGAAAAGCCAATTTTTGACcattttcgttttataACAGACGACATGGTTGCTGGAGCAATGGAATCACCTAAAATGTTTGGTACGGAAAGTACgtattatttttatttaactcgcttgaaataa
- the wtf35 gene encoding wtf meiotic driver (syntenic with wtf42 in CBS 15792) — translation MKNKYSPISDSDDSSKTLNDEKADSRSSPSDGTPPPYTASNKFIDLEMADGSAQNSAQESVNNTRSDPSTNEEWWKNFSVGIMTIIAILYNTVFLAIVFGYKVSPYTNVFYGLAGGSIGSIFIFLFMILVTYPEWYRQAGRATKKVLKKSGRATKKVAPAVCKALIILISLNGVGGYVLKLSGGFEYIHSAAMLVVLAVLNICFFVLLIHNPDAIEDHVPTRLNRISRNGPPRNEEIELQPLAEQSANV, via the exons atgaaaaacaagtacTCTCCTATTTCAGATTCTGatgactcttccaaaacgctcaatgatgaaaaggcaGATAGTCGGTCGTCTCCTTCAGATGGTACGCCTCCTCCGTATACAG CTTCAAACAAGTTTATCGATTTAGAAATGGCTGATGGATCCGCTCAGAATTCCGCCCAAGAATCTGTTAATAACACCAGGTCGGACCCTTCAACGAATGAAGAGTGGtggaaaaacttttccGTAGGCATAATGACTATTATAGctattttatataataCTGTTTTTCTAGCCATAGTTTTTGGTTACAAGGTTTCTCCGTATACGAATGTTTTTTACGGGCTTGCTGGCGGTTCTATTGGgtccatttttattttcctatTTA TGATTCTTGTAACCTATCCGGAATGGTACAGGCAAGCTGGAAGAGCAACCAAAAAGGTTCTTAAGAAATCTGGAAGAGCAACAAAGAAAGTGGCACCAGCTGTGTGTAAAGCCCTAATTATACTGATAAGTTTGAATGGAGTCGGTGGTTACgttttgaaattatcaGGAGGTTTTGAATATATACATTCAGCTGCGATGTTGGTTGTTTTGGCAGTACTGAACATATGcttctttgttcttctCATTC ATAACCCAGATGCAATTGAAGATCATGTGCCTACACGTCTA AATAGAATTAGCAGGAATGGTCCACCTCGTAACGAAGAGATCGAACTTCAACCTCTTGCTGAGCAAAGCGCTAATGTTTGa
- a CDS encoding 1,3-beta-glucanosyltransferase — MPRDSLKSQKKKRLQEITKPAIKTFTGNEVVKIATNTPQDNATEADFLGYNYYEWCGDSNLYASGYAARTNELQNITVPIFFF, encoded by the exons ATGCCAAGGGATTCATTGAAgtctcaaaaaaagaaaagattgcAAGAGATTACTAAACCGGCTATTAAA ACCTTTACTGGTAATGAGGTTGTCAAGATTGCTACCAATACTCCTCAGGACAATGCTACAGAGGCTGACTTTTTGGGTTACAATTACTATGAATGGTGTGGTGACTCTAACTTGTATGCTTCCGGTTATGCTGCTCGTACAAATGAGCTCCAAAATATCACTGTTcccatcttttttttctga
- the adh8 gene encoding alcohol dehydrogenase, whose amino-acid sequence MPLQYVVSDTKSGFDQLKIEDTKEVQSLKPNEVQVNLKAASLNYRDLIITKGMYPLHLNLPVVPGSDGVGVVEKVGSDVDEYKPGDKVVCNFFADYVDGKPTQHGYGSALGGTVNGAFRKVGFFPAHALNHAPRNLSFEETSTLPCAAVTAWNALFGCEDKLKPGQNVLIQGTGGVSIFALQFAAAAGARTTVLSSSDEKLKIAKNLGATNLINYKTNPEWAKPALEATDNVGYHHVVEVGGEKTLGQSLDVLVLGGVISSIGFLAQEGASLNVTSLIGKILNKNAIIRGIFVGHVHMFADMIACIEANDIHPLVDKVFPFEQLREAYDYLWSQKHVGKVVLKIDS is encoded by the coding sequence ATGCCATTGCAATACGTAGTTAGCGACACTAAGAGTGGCTTTGATCAACTCAAGATCGAAGACACCAAGGAAGTTCAATCCCTTAAGCCTAATGAGGTTCAGGTAAATCTCAAGGCGGCTTCTCTCAATTACAGAGATTTGATTATTACAAAGGGCATGTATCCTCTTCATTTGAATCTTCCGGTAGTTCCCGGCTCTGATGGTGTCGGTGTTGTTGAAAAGGTCGGTAGTGATGTGGATGAATATAAGCCTGGCGACAAAGTGGTTTGCAATTTCTTCGCTGATTACGTTGACGGAAAACCAACCCAGCACGGCTATGGTAGTGCCTTGGGTGGTACTGTGAACGGTGCTTTCCGCAAAGTTGGTTTCTTCCCTGCTCATGCCCTGAATCATGCACCTAGGAACTTGAGCTTCGAAGAGACATCCACTTTGCCTTGTGCTGCCGTGACCGCATGGAACGCCTTGTTTGGTTGCGAGGATAAATTGAAACCGGGTCAAAATGTCTTGATCCAGGGTACTGGTGGTGTTTCCATCTTTGCTCTCCAATTCGCCGCGGCTGCTGGTGCTCGTACCACAgtactttcttcttccgaTGAGAAACTGAAAATTGCCAAGAATTTGGGTGCTACCAACTTGATCAATTACAAGACGAACCCCGAATGGGCCAAACCTGCTTTGGAAGCTACCGACAATGTTGGTTATCATCATGTCGTCGAAGTCGGCGGTGAAAAAACATTGGGTCAATCTTTGGATGTCTTGGTTTTAGGCGGAGTCATCAGCTCGATTGGTTTCCTTGCTCAAGAAGGTGCCAGCCTTAATGTCACCTCGTTGATTGGCAAAATTCTCAACAAGAATGCCATCATCCGTGGTATCTTTGTTGGACATGTCCACATGTTTGCAGACATGATTGCTTGTATTGAGGCAAACGATATTCACCCTCTCGTTGACAAGGTATTTCCCTTTGAACAGCTGAGGGAAGCTTATGACTACCTATGGAGTCAAAAGCACGTTGGTAAGGTTGTTCTCAAGATTGATTCTTAA
- a CDS encoding hsp16-like protein, which translates to MSLQPFFDLYPFQDGLSDFLSYSPRVQRQNRVGDLSPAIDVHEGKDTVAVDVELPGVKKQDVQVHYDEGKLTISGESVNERKSESDKGNQRWSERRFGSFSRTITIPNKVDADRIEAQFNHGILSVVLPKIEESRSKKQIAIH; encoded by the coding sequence ATGTCTCTTCAACCTTTCTTCGATTTATACCCATTTCAAGACGGTCTTTCTGACTTTTTGAGTTATTCTCCTCGTGTCCAACGCCAGAATCGTGTTGGCGATTTGTCACCTGCCATTGATGTTCACGAAGGCAAAGACACGGTTGCTGTTGATGTAGAACTTCCTGGTgtcaaaaagcaagacgTACAAGTTCATTACGACGAAGGAAAACTTACCATTTCTGGTGAATCTGTGAATGAGCGCAAGAGTGAAAGCGACAAgggaaaccaaagatggTCGGAACGTCGCTTTGGTTCCTTCTCCCGAACAATCACCATTCCAAACAAGGTAGATGCCGATCGCATTGAAGCTCAATTCAACCACGGTATTTTAAGCGTTGTCTTGCCCAAGATTGAGGAATCTCGCTCCAAGAAGCAAATCGCCATTCACTGA